Proteins encoded in a region of the Vicia villosa cultivar HV-30 ecotype Madison, WI linkage group LG5, Vvil1.0, whole genome shotgun sequence genome:
- the LOC131602439 gene encoding uncharacterized protein LOC131602439, translated as MGGGGSMRTVSKLAGIGVARSGFRGTSAPYPVEHSVRNASQTSSPTRLSTQGAKGAEVKPLHTAVSGDLSDWEFADEGDLFMTGGEPTPRVVFGDVPTFKEAQEATAELKEAIDQIYLSSGNSQCEGSSPGSEVSVVSPAAKETGTKSCLVEAISSPSVPKHAIHAFQLLSTSPEAQTVVQSIACDPNIWSAVMQNPAVTSFFQSQLAAVESSNGAAFADSETAETPEKEEGKAFDFMSILQNLKLTVTEMVSRMSNFFHNIFPTAEKDKSSTDGGFMDYKNLMGGSFMGLAVMVIMVVLMKRV; from the exons ATGGGCGGTGGAGGATCCATGAGGACGGTATCCAAACTCGCCGGCATCGGCGTCGCTAGGTCAGGCTTCAGAGGAACATCGGCTCCGTACCCGGTCGAACACTCGGTTCGCAACGCATCGCAAACGTCATCGCCAACCAGGCTTTCAACGCAGGGAGCGAAAGGCGCTGAGGTGAAGCCACTGCATACGGCGGTGTCAGGGGATTTGTCTGACTGGGAATTCGCCGATGAAGGCGATCTGTTCATGACCGGCGGAGAGCCTACGCCAAGAGTGGTGTTCGGCGATGTTCCTACCTTTAAGGAAGCGCAGGAAGCAACCGCTGAATTGAAGGAAGCTATTGATCA aatttACCTTTCATCTGGTAATTCTCAATGTGAGGGTTCATCTCCTGGTAGTGAAGTCTCTGTTGTGTCTCCTGCTGCTAAGGAAACAGGGACAAAATCTTGTCTTGTTGAGGCTATTTCAAGTCCTTCAGTGCCCAAGCATGCCATTCATGCTTTTCAATTGCTCAGCACAAGTCCTGAGGCCCAG ACTGTTGTGCAATCTATTGCCTGTGACCCTAATATCTGGAGTGCTGTCATGCAAAACCCTGCAGTCACTAGTTTCTTCCAATCTCAGCTAGCAG CAGTGGAGTCATCAAACGGTGCTGCTTTTGCTGATTCTGAAACTGCAGAAACTCCTGAAAAAGAGGAGGGAAAAGCCTTTGATTTTATGAGTATTCTGCAGAATTTGAAGCTTACAGTAACTGAAATGGTAAGCAGAATGTCCAATTTCTTTCATAACATATTCCCAACAGCTGAGAAAGACAAATCTTCAACCGATGGTGGTTTCATGGATTATAAAAATTTGATGGGAGGAAGTTTCATGGGATTGGCAGTTATGGTCATAATGGTTGTACTAATGAAGAGAGTTTAA